One region of Termitidicoccus mucosus genomic DNA includes:
- a CDS encoding circularly permuted type 2 ATP-grasp protein, with protein sequence MASTTDSPPPFNLSTSGPRPPLFDGYDPDGFFDEMFEADGSVRNHYRKLLHNFKTLSHPDLDTKRRAVDALFLRQGVTFNVYGDSQGTERVFPFDLMPRIIPRHEWEHLEAGLIQRITALNLFLHDIYHEQRILKDGVVPPFYVLSAKHFRREFVNFNVPGDIYIHICGTDLIRGADGTYMVLEDNARCPSGVSYVLENRRAMKRTFSDLFESVGVRSVSSYPADLLNVLRHIAPAGVSDPTVVILTPGPYNSAYFEHASLARQMGIEIVEGRDLVVRDQAVCMRTTKGLRPVHVIYRRIDDDFLDPSVFRSDSALGVAGLVHSYRAGRVSLANSIGTGVADDKVMYYFVPRIIKYYLDQDPIIPNVPTYLASEDKDRAYILDHLGELVVKSANEAGGYGMLMGPQSTAAERASFRERILADPRSYIAQPVVSLSRHPTFVEDNPRALEGRHIDLRPFILYGEKVTVIPGGLTRVALRRGSLVVNSSQGGGSKDTWVLHNGD encoded by the coding sequence ATGGCCAGCACCACCGACTCCCCTCCGCCATTCAATCTCTCGACCTCCGGCCCGAGGCCGCCTCTTTTTGACGGTTACGATCCCGATGGCTTCTTCGACGAAATGTTCGAAGCCGACGGCTCCGTGCGCAACCACTACCGTAAACTTCTTCATAATTTCAAAACCCTCTCGCATCCCGACCTCGACACCAAACGCCGCGCCGTGGACGCGCTTTTTCTCCGGCAAGGCGTCACCTTCAATGTTTACGGGGACTCGCAGGGCACGGAGCGCGTTTTTCCCTTTGACCTCATGCCGCGCATCATTCCGCGGCACGAATGGGAGCATCTCGAGGCCGGTCTCATCCAGCGCATCACCGCGCTGAATCTTTTTCTCCACGACATCTACCACGAGCAACGCATCCTCAAGGACGGTGTCGTGCCCCCCTTCTACGTCTTGTCCGCGAAGCACTTTCGCCGGGAATTCGTCAACTTCAACGTTCCCGGCGACATCTACATCCACATCTGCGGCACGGACCTCATCCGCGGCGCCGACGGTACTTACATGGTGCTTGAGGACAACGCCCGATGCCCGTCCGGCGTGAGCTATGTGCTGGAAAACCGCCGCGCCATGAAGCGCACGTTTTCCGACTTGTTCGAGTCGGTCGGCGTGCGTTCCGTCAGCAGTTATCCCGCCGACCTGCTCAACGTGCTCAGGCACATCGCGCCCGCCGGCGTCTCCGATCCGACCGTCGTCATCCTCACGCCCGGCCCTTACAACAGCGCCTACTTCGAGCATGCCAGCCTTGCCCGGCAGATGGGCATCGAGATCGTCGAGGGCCGCGATCTCGTCGTGCGCGACCAGGCGGTCTGCATGCGCACCACCAAGGGACTGCGCCCCGTGCACGTCATCTACCGGCGCATCGACGACGACTTTCTCGACCCTTCCGTCTTCCGCTCCGACTCCGCGCTCGGCGTCGCCGGGCTGGTGCATTCCTACCGCGCCGGCCGGGTCTCGCTCGCCAACTCCATCGGCACGGGCGTCGCCGACGACAAGGTCATGTATTACTTTGTCCCGCGCATCATCAAATACTACCTCGACCAGGACCCGATCATCCCGAACGTCCCGACCTATCTCGCCAGCGAGGACAAGGACCGCGCCTACATCCTCGACCATCTCGGCGAACTCGTCGTGAAATCCGCCAACGAGGCCGGCGGCTACGGCATGCTCATGGGCCCGCAATCCACCGCCGCCGAGCGCGCCTCCTTCCGCGAGCGCATCCTGGCCGACCCGCGCAGCTACATCGCGCAGCCGGTCGTGTCGCTTTCGCGCCACCCCACCTTTGTCGAGGACAATCCGCGCGCGCTCGAAGGCCGCCACATCGACCTGCGCCCGTTCATCCTCTACGGCGAGAAAGTCACCGTGATACCCGGCGGCCTTACGCGCGTCGCCCTTCGCCGCGGCTCGCTGGTCGTGAATTCCTCCCAGGGCGGCGGCAGCAAAGACACCTGGGTTTTGCACAATGGAGACTAA
- a CDS encoding rhodanese-like domain-containing protein has protein sequence MDSYPLEISVEETARLLRDESGRVQLIDVREPDEHARCRIAGARHIPMRDIPAALGSLPRDKHLLIHCHHGSRSLRVTQWLRAQGLAAVSNVAGGIDEWAAKLDPAMRRY, from the coding sequence ATGGATTCATATCCGCTTGAGATTTCCGTGGAAGAAACCGCCCGGCTGCTTCGCGACGAATCCGGTCGCGTGCAACTCATCGACGTGCGCGAACCCGACGAACACGCGCGCTGCCGCATCGCAGGCGCCCGGCACATCCCGATGCGTGACATTCCCGCCGCGCTCGGTTCGCTTCCCCGCGACAAGCACCTGCTCATTCACTGTCACCACGGCAGCCGCAGCCTGCGCGTCACTCAATGGCTGCGCGCGCAAGGCCTCGCCGCCGTCAGCAATGTCGCGGGCGGCATCGACGAATGGGCCGCGAAACTCGATCCGGCCATGCGCCGGTATTGA
- a CDS encoding mannose-1-phosphate guanylyltransferase — translation MPQHFAVIIAGGKGERFWPQSRARRPKHLLPIVGAKPMLAQTLDRVRPVVPAKNIFVITGAVQEKAVREVCARLPAANIIAEPVGRDTAPAVALAAALVAARDPEGVFAVLPADHVIHDATAYQRDLRAAFAAASAAPVMVTIGIKPDEPATGFGYIQQGEKWKNFERCPVFRVKRFVEKPAPEVARGYLESGDYVWNAGMFVWSAPVVQAALAAHAPELDAGMAPVRTALAKGREGRALVPVLKKIYPALTRISVDYALLERADNVVVLPASFDWDDVGAWPAVARHYRPDAAGNVTRGLALVEQGAGNIVFSGDGHLTAVLGADDLIVVHTPDATLVAPKAKAQEIKRLLKRIETLKGAAKWL, via the coding sequence ATGCCGCAACATTTTGCCGTCATCATTGCCGGGGGGAAGGGCGAGCGCTTCTGGCCGCAAAGCCGCGCCCGCCGCCCGAAACATCTGCTGCCGATCGTCGGCGCGAAACCGATGCTCGCGCAGACGCTCGACCGGGTGCGTCCGGTGGTGCCCGCGAAAAACATCTTTGTCATCACCGGCGCGGTGCAGGAAAAGGCCGTGCGCGAGGTGTGTGCGCGCCTGCCCGCCGCCAACATCATCGCGGAGCCCGTCGGACGCGACACCGCGCCGGCGGTCGCGCTTGCAGCGGCCCTCGTGGCCGCGCGCGATCCCGAAGGCGTGTTTGCGGTGCTGCCCGCCGACCACGTCATCCACGACGCGACGGCCTACCAGCGGGATTTGCGGGCGGCGTTTGCGGCGGCGTCCGCCGCGCCCGTGATGGTGACCATCGGCATAAAGCCGGACGAGCCCGCGACGGGTTTCGGTTATATCCAGCAGGGCGAGAAATGGAAGAACTTCGAGCGCTGCCCGGTGTTCCGCGTGAAGCGTTTCGTGGAAAAGCCCGCGCCCGAGGTGGCGCGCGGTTACCTGGAGTCGGGCGACTACGTGTGGAACGCCGGCATGTTTGTCTGGAGCGCGCCGGTCGTCCAGGCCGCGCTGGCCGCGCATGCGCCCGAACTGGATGCGGGGATGGCGCCGGTGCGCACGGCGCTGGCGAAGGGGCGGGAGGGCCGCGCCCTCGTGCCGGTGTTGAAAAAGATCTACCCGGCGCTCACCCGGATTTCCGTGGACTACGCGCTGCTCGAACGCGCCGACAACGTCGTGGTGCTGCCCGCGTCGTTCGACTGGGACGATGTCGGGGCCTGGCCGGCGGTGGCGCGGCACTACCGGCCCGACGCTGCGGGCAACGTCACGCGCGGGCTCGCGCTGGTCGAGCAGGGCGCGGGCAACATCGTGTTTTCCGGGGACGGCCATTTGACGGCGGTGCTCGGCGCGGACGACCTCATCGTCGTGCATACGCCCGACGCCACGCTCGTCGCGCCCAAGGCCAAGGCGCAGGAAATCAAGCGGCTCCTGAAGCGCATCGAGACGCTGAAAGGGGCGGCGAAGTGGCTGTAG
- a CDS encoding YbaB/EbfC family nucleoid-associated protein, protein MQRQIETLQTELEAKELEFTSGGGAIKIKITGAGKFLALGLDPEFLKEDAKFVADTLLTAIQDASTQAKEQNEAEMKKITSAFQMPGLM, encoded by the coding sequence ATGCAGCGTCAAATCGAGACGCTCCAAACCGAACTCGAGGCCAAGGAACTCGAATTCACCAGCGGCGGCGGCGCGATTAAGATCAAAATCACCGGCGCGGGCAAATTCCTCGCGCTCGGCCTCGATCCGGAGTTTCTGAAGGAGGACGCAAAGTTCGTGGCGGACACGCTGCTCACCGCCATCCAGGACGCATCCACCCAGGCCAAGGAGCAGAACGAGGCCGAGATGAAAAAGATCACCTCGGCATTTCAGATGCCCGGACTGATGTGA
- the recR gene encoding recombination mediator RecR, with product MTPAFEKLQKQLRQLPGLGFRSAERIALHLLVEKPARLPELVEALQAAAATVRRCPRCGNLAEDGLCAICADERREQGVVCVVEHVPDLVAMERSGAYRGVYHVLHGRLSPIQGVRPEDLNFEALFSRVADGGVRELILALSNDVEGEATCHYLTQHLPAPANGVEVKTTRIGFGLPSGGGVLYADSVTLKSALDGRRHYE from the coding sequence ATGACACCCGCGTTTGAAAAACTGCAAAAGCAGCTTAGGCAGTTGCCGGGACTCGGATTCCGTTCGGCCGAGCGCATCGCGTTGCACCTGCTCGTGGAAAAACCCGCCCGGCTGCCGGAGCTCGTCGAGGCGTTGCAGGCGGCGGCCGCGACGGTGCGCCGCTGCCCGCGCTGCGGTAATCTCGCCGAGGACGGTCTTTGCGCGATCTGCGCCGACGAGCGGCGCGAGCAAGGCGTGGTGTGCGTGGTCGAGCATGTGCCCGACTTGGTCGCAATGGAACGCTCCGGCGCGTATCGCGGCGTGTATCATGTGCTGCACGGCCGCCTGTCACCGATCCAAGGCGTGCGGCCCGAGGACCTGAATTTCGAGGCGCTCTTCAGCCGCGTCGCGGACGGCGGGGTGCGAGAGTTGATCCTCGCGCTGTCCAACGATGTCGAAGGCGAGGCGACATGCCACTACCTGACCCAGCACCTGCCGGCGCCTGCAAACGGCGTGGAGGTGAAAACGACGCGCATCGGCTTCGGCCTGCCCAGCGGCGGCGGCGTGCTGTATGCGGACTCGGTCACGCTCAAGAGCGCGCTCGACGGCCGCCGGCATTATGAGTGA
- the xseB gene encoding exodeoxyribonuclease VII small subunit yields the protein MKSKKADQPPSFEEALGQLEAIVESMESGDIPLSELLVKFEEGTRLLKTCEARLKEAEMKIEILKKQKSGAAAFESFPASAAREDD from the coding sequence GTGAAATCCAAAAAAGCAGACCAGCCGCCCTCGTTTGAAGAGGCACTCGGGCAACTTGAAGCCATCGTCGAGTCGATGGAATCCGGCGACATACCGCTGTCCGAACTGCTGGTCAAATTCGAGGAGGGCACCCGCCTGCTCAAGACCTGCGAGGCCCGCCTGAAGGAGGCCGAGATGAAAATCGAAATCCTTAAAAAACAGAAATCCGGCGCGGCCGCCTTCGAGTCCTTTCCCGCCTCCGCCGCCCGCGAGGACGATTGA